The genomic window TACGGAAAGGTCTACAGATCTGACATGACGCTGAACAATCTCCGCGTTCTGTTCATTGCTGAAATTGGTTATGGCACAGCAAGCGTGGGTCGATGGAACGCTTTACAGCGTCTTGGGCTGGATGAAGCCCAATGCATCAATGTAGAGGAGCACCTTCCCCTCTCAAGCACACTGGACAAGGTCCGCTATCGCACACAGTTCGGCCCAAAGATATGGAAATTCAACCGGCTTGTCTTAGACACGGTTGAAAAATACAGAATCAATGTTCTGCTCGCCGACAAGCCGCTCTCACTGACTCCCGGAACGTTGCGCAGACTTCGAAGCAGGGGCGTGTTTCTCATTGACCTGTTCATTGACAATCCCTTCGGCCCGCGCAAAGACCCGGGGAACCGCCTTTTTAAGAAGGCCCTCCCGGAATTTGACTTAAACGCCGTGCAGAGGAAAGTCAGCATCGAGGCATTTAAGGCCCACGGGGCAAGAGAGGTCATGCTGACACTCGTCGGCTTTGATCGCGACATACACTTTCCACCTCCATGTCCACTTACAGACAACGACAGGGTCAGGAATGTTTCCTTCATCGGGACGCCCTATGATCATCGGGCCGAATGGTTTACCGCCCTATGGCGTGATGGAATTCCCCTCGACATCTCGGGACCTCGCAACCGCTGGGAAAAAAAACTTGCACCTGAAGTGATGCAGGCCATCTTCAGAGATGGCCTGTTGCTAGGCAAGGAATATCGTGAAGCACTTTGGAAATCGAAGATCAATCTTAGCTTCGTGACCAAATCCAATCAGGATGAAGCTGCCGCGCGATCTTATGAAATCGCCGCCTGCGGAGCGTTTATGCTGGCGGAGCGGACACCAAAACATCTTGAGCTGTTCAAGGAGGACGAAGAGGCTGTCTTCTTCTCTTCCAGAGAAGAGTGCATCGCCAAAATCCAGCGCTATCTGCCCGATGAAGCTGCTCGCAATCGTATTGCAGCTGCCGGATGCCGGCGTGCGTGGTCCTCCGGATACGACCATGACTCGCTGATGAAGGAAATCCTGCAGAAAGCCATCGAAATCATGGGACGCAGCAAGGTATCCTCTACGGATGAAGCACAGGCCTGATTACGGCCCCGATGCTCCCGGCGTGCTGCGCACTTTGTTTCTCTTGGAACACCCGTCCTCATCGTCCATGACCATCCTCTCCATGCGCCTGCGGATGGTTTTCCGCGCGCATGGGAGAAGGCTTCTGCATCTGGGCGTGAGGATGTTCCTCCTGGGGACGCATTGGTTCCTGATGCTGCGGCTGGGCACGCATCGGCTCCGGACGCTGCTGTGGTTGTGGACGCATCTGTTCCGGGCGCTGCTCCTGCGGCCTCACTTCCTGCCGCGGTTGAGGAGCAGGCTGCGGACGGGGCTGCTGCTCGGCAGGTCTTGCCTGTTGCGGATGGACTTCAGGCCGAGGCTGGGCCTCTGGGCGGTTTACCGGCGATTGCGGACGGTACATCTGTTCCGGCCGCTGCTGCACTGGCTGCGGGTGCGCCTGTATCTGTCCTGTCTCCGGATGGACTCCCGGCCGTATCAAGTTAGGACGGCCCTGCTGCTCAGGATGGATCTGGCTGACGGGCGCCGGCTGCGGTGACTCCGGACGATGGATATTTTCCGGTCGCGCCTGCTGCTCGGCGCGATTGAACTGCGGTGTAGACATCCCACGCTGCGTCCGCACAAATCCCGGGTTCGCCACGCCACGCACGGGCGGCTGCGTGGCCGGTGCATGGTACGGCGTGGCCAGCGGATGGTCCAATGCCACCATCTGCGGACGACCACGGTTGGCTTGAAAGAACTGCGCACGGTTCTGTGCCGCCTCCCGGACAAGCTGCGTCTGCGCGCGCAGGGGAGGAAGATGACGCTCGCGCATCGCAATCTGCTCTGATGGCGTGGGACGCGCCTGAATGCCTCCAGGACCACCGTTATAGCTTATGCGGGTGACGTTGTAGTTATTGATGGTGACATTGTGCACATACACATTTCGGACAATGGTCATGTTTACGTTCGTCACAGCACGGTTGTAGAAGAAATTGCCGCGGTTCCAGTATCCGCCGTAATAGCCGTGTCCAATGTATCCGTTCCCGTAATTGATTCCACCGTAGTAACCAATGTGCGGGCCCCAGTATCCGGGATGCCACAGGAAGTGTCCCAGGGAGACAAACAACCAGAAGCCCGGCGTCCACAAAGCTCCGGTATAGGGAGCCAGGACCCATGTCCCCGGCACCCAATAGTATCCTGCTGGCGACCACGCCCAATATCCTGGCGTCCAGATATAGTTCGGGCCTGGGCACGGCGGCTGCACATACTCAGGAATGGGAGGCGGCGCTTCTGAGGCATATACGGGCTGCGCATATGCCGACTCATCGTAATATCCGCTCTGGTCCGGACTGATTTCGCTGTCAGGCACCGTGTTGTCTGCCGGATAAGGATTGCTTTCCGGATAAGAAGCAGAGGACGCCGACTCATCTGGCGGCGGGGGCGGTGTGCTGTCTGTGTCCGTACTGTAGGAGGGCTGCGCAGCCTGCCTCGACGTGCTGCTCGTCTGGGCCGGTACGCTCGAAGACGCTGCCCCTGCGTCGTTCGAATCAACCGGAGCCATATTGGCTGCCGCCGGGTCCGTACCCTGGTCCTGGGTCTGGTCCGGGACCTGCTGGTCACTCTGTTTATGACACCCTGCTGCCCCCAGAATGAGCCCGACCGTCAACGCAGGTGCCGCCATCTTCCTGAAAATTCGTTCCATCTCCCTGCTCCGAAGGCTTAGATGCAATCCTGGACGAAAAGTCGTGGTGTCCCACAAAAAAGCCCCTTTTTGCACCACGCCATGAATGGATATACCGTAGGCAAAGAACAGCTATGCCAGAAGAAGAACAAAACTCCAATCCAGCCACTCTGGCCCCGGGTCTGTATCTGGTAGGCACACCGATCGGCAATCTTGAGGACATTACTCTGCGCGCCCTGCGTGTCTTACGCTCAGCCAGCCTAATTGCATGTGAAGACACGCGCCAGACGCAGAAGCTCCTGAACCACTTCGGCATTCAAACCCCCGTCATCAGCTGCCACGAACATAACGAAGGCCAGCGAATCCCGGAACTGATTGCCGCCCTGCTGCGGGGTGAGCGCATTGCCGTTGTATCCGATGCGGGAATGCCCGGAATCTCTGACCCTGGAATGCGCCTGGCGGAGGCTGCCATCCGCGAAGGCATCCGGGTCTATCCGGTGCCGGGACCCAATGCTGCGCTCAGCGCGCTGGTTGCTTCTGGGCTCAACACCGAATGTTTCCTCTTTTGCGGATTTCTTCCCGCCAAAGCGGGTGCGCGCCGGTCCGAACTGGAGCGCCTGGCCGCAGGCACCGCGGAGGGCACCACACTCATCTTCTACGAGGCCCCACACCGCATTCTGGAAACGCTCGGCGACATGAAAGCCATCTGGGGGCCCGGCTGCCGGGTCGTGATTGCCCGCGAACTTACCAAGATGCATGAGGAGTTCCTGCGCGGCCCCATCGAAGAGGTCGCAGCCACGCTGAAAGGACGCGAGCGTATCCGGGGCGAGATGACCCTGTTGATCGAAGCGCGCCCGCCGCAGAAAAAGTCAGAACAATCGAGCATTTCCGACCGCATCGCGGCTTTACAGAACAGCGAGAACCTCGACGAGAAGGCCGCACTCAAGCGGATTGCGCGCGAGCGGGGCCTTTCCCGCAGTGAGGTTTACCGTGAACTGCAACGGGAACGCGGCAGATCGTAGTCCCCAGCAGTTCCCTGCATAGCGGGCCTGACCTGTCAGATAAACATACAGACAGGACAGGCCCACATGCGCTTCCGCCTTTTATTGCGCCTTGAATGCCGCCATCAGCGCTACCCATGTGTCCGAACCAGGGTCCGTGAAGGTCGCCGCCGTGCTCGTCGCATAGACAGCCAAGGCATCTTCTGAGATCGCAGAGAAGCCGCTGCTCCCCCGCAAACGGAAACCCGACCCTGCAGCGACCTGGTTCGATACGGCATCCGCATAACCAAAGACAAGATCATACGGAGCTGTAAGGGTCGCCGAGCCGCTGTTGAAGCTGCCCGAACTGGTCCCGGCCGATGAGCTGACCACATCCAGCGGTTTTGAAGTGTTCACACCGTGGTATTCGTGGATGTAGAGGACCGGATATTGCACCGAGGCGCTGAAGGTGAGCGTCACTGTGTCTGCGCCGGCCTTCGGGGCCACAGCATAGTAGATCCTGGAGGTAGAGGCAGAATTGTTCCAGGTCTTGCTCACTGCATCGTCCCAGGCAGAGGCCAGCGAGTCACCCACTGTAACAGTGCCGCCACCGCTCCAGCTCATGCCGATCACCAGCAGGTCCCCTGCCGCAACATTTGTCGGGAAGGTGCACCGCAGCGTCGTTCCTGAGCCTGCAATGCAGCTCTGGGACTGCACATAGGCAATTTTTGTGGAAGAAGCTGGGGCGAAGTTGGCCGTAACCGTGGTCGAGGCCGACAGGGTGACCGAGCAGGTGCCTGTGCCACTGCAAGCGCCACTCCATCCCGTAAAGGTAGACCCGCTTGCCGGGCTCGCCGTCAGTACCACCTTTGTCCCGGATGCAAAGGTCGCCGAACACTGGCTCCCGCAAGAGATGCCGCTGGGCAGACTTGTGACGGTGCCACTGCCAGTTCCATTCTTGGTCACGGTGAGCACAGGGGCAGCTGTTGCCGGCTTAAAGGATGCCAGCAGCGCCACCCAGCTCGTATTTCCCGGCAGGCCAAAGGTCGCCCCATAAGTGCCGCTCTTTGAGACAATGGCGTCTTCCGAAGCCGCCGAGAATGAGCTGGTCATACGCAGGGCGAATCCGCTGCCCGCGGTCATGTTATAGTTCACGCTGTCACCATAGGCAAACAGCAGCTCGCCGGAACTCGAAGCGCTTGTATTTCCGGTAACCGGGCTGGCTGAGGCCACTCCGGAGCTCCCGGTCGCGCCGTCCAGCGGGGAATTCGGCGCTACGCCTTTGTACTCATGCACGTAGACCGTTGGATAGCTGACCGTACCTCCAAATGAAACGTTCAGCGTATCTGTGCCGCCCGCAGGAGCAACCGCATAATACAGGCCGGAAGTGGCTCCGCCGTTGTTCCACGAGCGGGTCACGGCTTGCGTGAACTTGCTGTGCAGTGAATCAGAAATCGTTGGCGAGCCGCTGCCTGTCCATGACATGCCCACCACGATCAGGTCGCTCGCCGTCACCGGACTTGAAAAGGCGCAGGAAACGGAAGATGCAGAGTTGGAAACACAGGACTTTCCCTGCACCCAGGTGATTTTATTTCCTGACCCGGAACCAGAGCCGGTACCCGAGCTGGAGCCGCCGCTGGAGGTCCCACTCGATCCGCTGCTGCTCGATGACTGGTTAAACGTGGCTGAAACGGAAGCATTGCTGGTCATGCTGATCGTGCAGGCTCCTGTGCCCGTGCACGACCCGCTCCATCCGGCAAACGTGGAGTTTGAGCTGGGCGTGGCCGTCAGCGTGACTGATGTTCCGGTCGCATAAGTTGTACTGCATGTTGTACCGCAGGAAATTCCCGCCGGCGAACTGGTCACAGTCCCGGATCCGGAACCACTGGTACCCACACTCAGCGTATAGCTTGTCGTCGTCGTCCCCGTCGCTTGATAGGCACCCAACGTCCATCCTCCGGAAGAGGGACGTGTCGCCCCGGTGATGTCTATCGAAAAGTAAGAGGTAAGGTTCTGGCCAGCCGCAGTCAAAGGAGAACCCGCCAGGGGAGCCAGCAACGCTGACAGCAGCGGATTGGCCGTAACCATGTGAGCATCTCCCTGGGAAGGAGTGTTCCAGTAGGCCGTGTAATCATGCGACATGGACCCGGTACCGTCATCATTGGCAAAGGCCGTACCGCAGTTCACAAAGACATTGTTGATGGCCTTGCTGGCCGAGCCCAGTTCCCAGTGGATCGCATTTCCTCCAGCGCTCTCGCAATCCAGCGTGTTGTTATATACCTGACCGGAAGTGATGTTCTCCTTCATCTCCACGAGTCCATTGGTTGGGCCATACGGACCAGTATTGTTCAGCAGGTTGTTGTAGACCATCGGCGAAGGCATCGGGCCCTGGTCAGCTTCCATAAAAATGAAGGCCGTTGTGTGCGCGCCCCAGCTGCCATCAATGGTGTTGCCATAGACTCTGGGTGCATTCTGCTGGCCTCCGGACGACGTCCACACATGGATGCCATCGTTGTGGTTCCATACTGAGCAGCCACTCCAACAGCCGTCCCAGTTTGCACCGTCATGGATGTGGTTGCCGTGTATCTGCACATTGCTGATCGTGGTCCCGCTGCCTCCATCACCCAACACAATGCCGGTGGAGCAGTTGTACACATCGTTGTTGTAAACGTTCAGTCCGCTGGCATTGGGTCCACCCGTGTCAATGCAATAGTAGGCATCATGAAATTTTGAATTGCGGATGGTAAGGTTCGGTCCGCTCTCGGACGAAACACCAGAAGCAAGCTGGTTGCTGTCGCTGCTGCTGGTCCTTACATACAGTGGACCGCATTCTATGTTTTCGATGGTCACATTTGCAGCGTTCGAGTCGGTCCGGATGCAAACGCTGTCCTGTGCGATCTTGCCCGTACCCGAGTTTGTATCGAAAATCTGGCCATTTGCCCCGCCGTTGATCACAATCCAGCTCTGACCGTTCAGTGTGATCGCAGCCGGGTTCCAGACCGGCGCCTGCATGGAAGCACCGCTTTCAAAAAGCAGCGTGATCGGCGCCGAGCTGGTGCCAGAACCATAAAACGTAATCGGCGAACTAATGACTCCGCACAGATGCACCGTGTCTCCCGGTCCCACCTGCGCCGATCCCGTACCCCAGTTGGACGAGGAATTGAGCCATCCTACCGAATGCGCGTTGGAGCAGCTCGACCCAGAGTTGGCGCCCGCGGCGCTTTGTGCGATGTAGATGTCGTTCGCATGGGCCAGAGAGACTGCTGTGAAGACAAAACACAAAACAAAAATTACTTTTTTAAATGACATGAGCACTGCAAACCCTAATGCCTGAACCAGTCACACTTCGCCTCAAGGCGCAGCAGAGCTGTCCAGACCGAAACTTAGGTTGAAACTTTACAGATGGAGGAGAGGCAGCAGGAGCAGTCGAGCGTATGAAGAGGATTTCTCCCTGTCCACCCGGTATACCGGTGAGCGGTAAGAAACAAAATTACATGTGCTTCCATGCGGGCGGACCCGCGCCGGACATGAGCAGTACGAGGTTCATGGGGGAGGACCTTTCTGCCTTTCTATAAAATTAAGGATTTTGCAGAGCGGCAGTGCAAACGATTTACCATTTCACACTGTCCACCTCTGCCGAAAGAATTCAATTACTTACAAATACCCGCACTTTAGACACCCGTGTATCTATTACAAAGGGCGGTAAAAACTGCACTCCTGGACTAAGAAATTATTTCTTATTCGTAGATAAGAAAAACCCCATCCCTCAGGCAACGCTTTTTTGCGTTTGGGTTTACCCAAGCACATGACCAAAGTCATCGAATCCACTGTGGATTTTTGAGTTTTTTCTTGACTTTTTACAAAATTTATTATGTTTGCTAAAGCTCAATCCGCGGCGTCGAGGCGATCAGCGTCCGGGTGTATTCCTGCTGCGGAGAGCTGCAGATTTTGTCAGACGGCCCGTATTCCACGATCCGGCCCCGATGCAGCACGGCAATGCTGGTCGAAAGATAGCGGACCAGCGGCATGGAATGGCTGATAAACAGATATGTCAGTTGAAATTCGCGTTGGAGGCTGCGCAGAAGATTCATGACCTGCGCACCCACGCTTACGTCCAGCGCCGAAACAGGCTCATCCAGCACCAGCATCTCCGGCCGCAGCGCCAGCGCCCGGGCCAGATTGATGCGCTGTCGCTGCCCGCCTGAAAATTCGTGCGGCCAGCGGCTGAGCGCCGATTCCTCCAGCCCGACGGCCCGCAGCAAATCTGCCGCCCGATTGCGCAGATCCCTTCTGGGAACAGTGCGATGGATGACCATCGGCTCGGTAAGAATTTCCAATACCCGCATTCTTGGGTTGAGCGCAGCAAAGGGGTCCTGAAAGACCGGCTGCATCCGCCGCCGGATGTCATGCAAACTGCGCTGGGTTCTTCCGCTGATGGGCTGACCGTCGAAGCATACCCGTCCCGCTGTAGGTTCGACCAACCCCAGTACCATGCGTGCAATCGTGCTCTTGCCGGAGCCAGACTCGCCAACCAAGCCGAGTGTTTCGCCGCGTTCAATGTGGAAGGAGACACTGTCTACCGCGAGCACCTGCCGGGAGCGCAGGCCAACCCGCCGGGGGTAGCTCTTGGAGAGGTGCTCGACAGTAACCAGAGGCACGGTTTACGTTTCGCTCTGTAAAGACTCAACCGCCTGGGCCACGCGGAGAATCATGGCTTCCTGAAAATGGCCGCCAAGGACCTGCAATCCGATAGGCAGCCCCTCAGAGGATTTTCCGCAGGGCACGGAAACCCCGCAGATGCCCGCCAGACTCGCCGTTACCGTGTAAATATCGGCCAGATACATCGAGACAGGGTCATCGGTCTTCTCGCCCAGTCTGAAAGCAGGCGTAGGCGCTGTAGGAGTAAGAATGGCATCCACTTCCGCAAATGCTCTCAGAAAATCGTCCGTCAACAGGCGGCGTACCTGCTGCGCCTTCTTGTAATACGCATCGTAGTAGCCGGCACTCAGGGCATACGTGCCCAGCATGATGCGGCGCTTCACCTCCGGCCCGAAGCCCAGATCGCGCGAGCGGCGGTACATGGCGGAAAGGGTGTTCGCCTCCGCGGCACGGAAGCCGTATCGCACGCCATCAAACCGCGCCAGATTGGCGCTGGCCTCGGCCGTGGCAATCAGGTAATAGGTGGGAATCGCATAGCGCGTGTGCGGCAGTGAGATCGGCCGTATCTCTGCGCCAGCAGCACGAAGCTCATCCATGGTCCGCTCCACCACCGCCCGCACCTCAGGGTCAAGCCCCTCGGCAAAATACTCGGAGGGAACTCCAAGCTTCAGTCCGGCAACCCCCTGGTCCAGACCAGCGGCATAGTCTGGAACTGGCAGCGGAGAGGAGGTCGCATCCATCGGATCATGTCCTACCAGCACGCCCAGCACCGTCGCGGCATCGCGCACATTGGCAGCAAAGGGCCCCACACGGTCCAGCGAGGATGCAAAGGCAATCAGTCCATAGCGTGAAACGCGACCGTAGGTGGGCAGGAGGCCAACCACACCGCAGAAGGATGCCGGCTGGCGGATCGATCCTCCAGTATCCGTGCCCAGGGCCGCCACCGCCATGCCCGCCGCCACAGCTGCTGCCGATCCGCCGCTGGAACCACCCGGCACGCGGTCCAGCGCATGCGGGTTGCGTACCGGACCATAGGCTGAGTTCTCATTCGAAGAGCCCATGGCAAATTCATCGCAGTTGATCTTTCCCAGAATCACAGCACCCGCCTCTTCCAGCCTGCGGACAGAGGTCGCCGTGTAAGGAGCGATGTAGCCTTCCAGGATCTTCGATCCGGCCGTCGCCGGCAACCCTTCAATCGTGAGTACATCTTTGATTCCCACTGGCACCCCCGCCAGTGGAGGCAGTGGATCTCCTTTCGCCGCCATTTCATCGATTCGGCGCGCCTGCGCCAATGCACGCTCAGGGTGCAGCGAAAGATAGGCGTGGATCTGCGGATCGCGCAGACGGATCTGCTCGAAAACGGCCTCCGTCCATTCGACGGCCTTCCTGCTGCCAGATTCAATGGCGCGACGCACTTCACCAATGGAAGGCGGCCTGGAAACTGCTGTTTCAACTGTCATTACCGTTCAATCACTTTCGGAACTTTGAAGAAGGTCCCATCGGTCTCCGGGGCCGAAGCCATCACCTGCACTCGGTCCAGCGAGGAGCGCACCTCGTCCTTACGCAGAAAGGTGTCTGCCTGGGCCTGCTGCACAACTTCGCTGACCTGCGCCATCGGCTCTACATCCGATGTATCCAGTTCATTCATCTGCGCAACGTGGGCAAGAATGGCATTCAAATCACGTAACATGCGGCCTTCTTCTTCCGCTGTCAGTTCCAGGTTTGCAAGTTCGGCCACGTGGCGAACATCGTCAAGAGACACGCTCATGGATAGGCACTTTCCAGGGGACAACCAACCCCTTCTCCAAAGTATAGCGGGAAAGGGCTGGATGGAAGACGGGCTAATCGGCGCCAGGAAATTCAATTACAGGAACAGGGACGGTCTGCCGGGAAAGGCAGGCGGTGAGCGTTGACCACAGAAGAGCAAAGTCACTCCGCCAGGTTGCGCGCTGCATATATTCCCAATCCAACTTGGCCTTCAGAGGCTTGATCGTGCGTGCGTAGAAGTAATCCAGCTCATGTTGCGGGATTTTTTGCAGAATCTCCTCCTCGCAACGGAATGCAAGGGTCGCCGCTCCGGTGATTCCTGGACGGAAAGGCATGTGCAGGCTTTCATGGTGCGGCAGCTTGGGCCGTGGCCCCACAAAGCTCATATCGCCCTTGAGGACATTGATCAACTGGGGCAGTTCATCCAGTTTGAATTTCCGCAAAATGGCCCCGACTCGGGTAATGCGTGTATCCCCCTGCACCGTAATGGAAGGACCGTTTTCTGCCCCGTTTACCATCGTGCGGAATTTATAAATCGTAAACAGGCTTCCTCGCCTGCCCATGCGCTTCTGGCGGAACAACACCGGTCCCGGCGAGGTCAGAGCAATCGCAGCAGCAATGACCACCATGAGTGGAGAAAAGACAATCAGCCCCAGTGTCGCTGCCACCAGATCAAACATGCGCTTGCCATCGGAAAGACTCCAGGCGTTCCTGTGCAGTTGCGGGTGTGCGGCCGCCCGGCCCTGCGGGAAAGCAGGCGTGATTTGCACCTTTACAACTTCTTGCGATTCCAGATGAGACACAGAATTGGGCTTCAGAACAACGGGGGTAAAGTTCATAGCTCGATTCCTGATAGGGCAAAAATTACACTGCGCTTCTGCTTTTCTGAAACTCTGGTCTAGAAACTAAAACTCCAATTGTTGGACTTTGTTGTGGGCAAACTGTAAGTCTTTAATTTCTCAAACCAACCTCTTGTTTCTCAGAAAGGTGGCAACACCAGATGTCTGTCTACCACCTCGGCATCAAAAGCAAATCTTAAGGGATGGAGTACGATTGATTTTTTTAAAGTAGTGAAAATGTAGCTAACATCGTTTCAATTCGGGAACTGCATCCCGAAATTGCCTTTTTGATTATAAATTTTCTTTGGCATTCACTGGGTTGAGACGCTTCCACAAACCATCTGGGTTTTCTAAATAACGCTGATGGCGGCAGCACCTAACGCCAGCTGCGAAAAGAGCTGTGACCAGTCCAGGATACCGCGCAAAATCGTCGGCCGGAAGGTCTTCTCCGGGACCACAATCGTATCTCCCGGATAAATCTTTGCCGATTCAAACGTATTTCCCCAAAGTCCGCTGTTCACTGTGCGGCTCACCACTGACCCATCCGCACGAATGATGAACATGTGCTTTTTGTCCGCATCGCGGTTGGGACCACCTGCCATCTTCAGATAATCGCCCACCCGACGTCCGGGCATGAACATGAACGAATTCTGGTCATAAACTGCGCCTACAACGTTGACCGTGGAGGGCTTCGGAGGCACCACGAAGACATCGCCATCTTCCAGAGGCAGATCGGGAAGGCTGTCTACGCCTCTGGCATCGGGCCGGATCTGCAGAACAATCCGGCCGGTCGCACGTAGCTGGTGCAGGCGGGAGAGCAGGTCGCGGGCGCTGGCCTGCGCGGAAGTTGCACTGGCCACATCCTGCGCGGATGCGGCCGAAGCCGTTCCGGCAAGTACGCCGCGCTGTGTCTCCAGCTCCACACTCTGTACATACTCATCCAGACGCTGCTGCTGCAGTACACGGGTGGATTCGCGGGTAAATTCCGAGCCGTAAAGATAGGCCCCAGGGGTCAGGCCTCCGGCACGGACCACAAGCTGCCGCAGTGTTTCTCCCGGACGCACGCTGTAGATTCCAGCACTGACAAATTCTCCTTCCAGACGTACAAATTTCGTCTGCTGTTCCTGAGGCACCCGCAGATCGGCCTGCGAGAAGACCGTCACCACGTCTCCCGGCTGCAACGCCAGGTCTTGTGTGGGATCGTGTTCCAGCACCAGCTTGCCAAGATCAAAAGGGACCAGGGAGGTCTTCAGGGTCTGCGGGTCCATGCGCTCGATGACAGCATAATGCCAGTCAATCTCTGGCGCTGAAAGCTGCACATCATTCCGTCGCGTCGCCGAAGCTGTGTTCTGGGTTATCACCCGCCGGAATCCCAGGCTTCCGCTGCCCGTCAGTTGCGAGGGGTTCAGGGTGCTGCCGGACGACTGCATCGGGGAGGAAGAAGAACTCCCGGATTGCTGAAGCTGCAGGTTTTGAAAAAGATCAGTCCCCGTGCCGGAGGATGGTGCACCATTGGCCTGCGTTGGCGGGAGCAGCCCCTCATACTGTTGCGGCTGCTGGAGATACACGCTCCCCTGCGCATAAGGATATTCATTGGCGCCCGCTCGCCCCTGGCCGGTCTGACCATTCTGGTTTTGCTCATCAGGTCCGGGAGCAACCAGAGCATACTGTCCGTTCGGCAGCTTCTGGAAGCGGTTCTGCATCTGCCACTGCTGGTAGGCCTGCCGCGATTGCAGGTCCACCGGATGCGAAGGCTGATACTGCACCGGCCCGGAAACATAAGGCTGAAACTCCGGAGTCGGCAGCCCTAACTGGGCGCGCTTCCAGTAATAATCGCGCGTGATGAGGGAGTCCTTGTCCGGGATGAGGTCGCTCAACTTCATCCCCTCGTGCCAGGCAAAGCGCCCGGGATTGGCCGTATTGCCGCGAAGCGTCACCGTCTTTTCAAATCTTGCAGGGATCGAAAGGATGCGCAGCACATCTCCATCCCGCAGCACAGTGCCCAGACCAGCAGCGTTATAGGCAACTTCCATGGCCTCCCGCGCCTGGTGCCCATCGTTGCGCTCGATGGAAATGCGGGCGTCTGCCGCAAGGGAGGAAGCCCCTCCGGCATAGGCCAGCACTTGCTCGATCGTGGTCTTCGCATCCAGCAGCTCATAGATGCCCGGGTGGCGCACACTTCCGGTAAGCGCTACCTGCGGCCCGGCAGGTGGAATAAAGATGACATCGCCGGCAAGAAGCTGCACGTCCCTCGATTTGTCGCCATTCACAAGCAAGTCATAAAGATCAAAGTGCGTCACCGTCTGGCCATTGCGCTTCAGTTGAATGTCGCGCAAAGACCCCTGGCTCGATGGCCCTCCGGAGGAAAACAGCGCATTCACCAGCGTACTGAGTGCGCTGACGGTATACATGCCCGGACGCCTCGCCTGCCCCACCACATACACCTGGATCGAGCGGGTCTGTCCAATGTCCACGGTCAGATCAAAATTGCGGTAGACCCGTCCGATTTCCGTACGCAGATGCTGGTCCAGCGCCGAAAAAGGAAGCCCCGCGACATGGATGCTCCCCACCTGCGGAAGATAAATGGACCCCGTGCGGTCCACACGCACATCTGCATTGAAATTGACCTGCCCCCAGACCCGGATACGCAGCACATCGCCTGCGCCAATGACATAATCCGCCGTGACCGGCGCCTGTTCCAGCGGAGTAAACGTGGTGGGCACGTAGCGGAACAGGTCAGCCCCGAAAATCGGCAGCACTTCTCCTGTGGTTCCGGCCACAAACTTCTGGAACTCGGTCAGCGGTTCGGGAGGAGCAGGAACCGTTGTTGGCAGGA from Pseudacidobacterium ailaaui includes these protein-coding regions:
- a CDS encoding InlB B-repeat-containing protein, with the translated sequence MSFKKVIFVLCFVFTAVSLAHANDIYIAQSAAGANSGSSCSNAHSVGWLNSSSNWGTGSAQVGPGDTVHLCGVISSPITFYGSGTSSAPITLLFESGASMQAPVWNPAAITLNGQSWIVINGGANGQIFDTNSGTGKIAQDSVCIRTDSNAANVTIENIECGPLYVRTSSSDSNQLASGVSSESGPNLTIRNSKFHDAYYCIDTGGPNASGLNVYNNDVYNCSTGIVLGDGGSGTTISNVQIHGNHIHDGANWDGCWSGCSVWNHNDGIHVWTSSGGQQNAPRVYGNTIDGSWGAHTTAFIFMEADQGPMPSPMVYNNLLNNTGPYGPTNGLVEMKENITSGQVYNNTLDCESAGGNAIHWELGSASKAINNVFVNCGTAFANDDGTGSMSHDYTAYWNTPSQGDAHMVTANPLLSALLAPLAGSPLTAAGQNLTSYFSIDITGATRPSSGGWTLGAYQATGTTTTSYTLSVGTSGSGSGTVTSSPAGISCGTTCSTTYATGTSVTLTATPSSNSTFAGWSGSCTGTGACTISMTSNASVSATFNQSSSSSGSSGTSSGGSSSGTGSGSGSGNKITWVQGKSCVSNSASSVSCAFSSPVTASDLIVVGMSWTGSGSPTISDSLHSKFTQAVTRSWNNGGATSGLYYAVAPAGGTDTLNVSFGGTVSYPTVYVHEYKGVAPNSPLDGATGSSGVASASPVTGNTSASSSGELLFAYGDSVNYNMTAGSGFALRMTSSFSAASEDAIVSKSGTYGATFGLPGNTSWVALLASFKPATAAPVLTVTKNGTGSGTVTSLPSGISCGSQCSATFASGTKVVLTASPASGSTFTGWSGACSGTGTCSVTLSASTTVTANFAPASSTKIAYVQSQSCIAGSGTTLRCTFPTNVAAGDLLVIGMSWSGGGTVTVGDSLASAWDDAVSKTWNNSASTSRIYYAVAPKAGADTVTLTFSASVQYPVLYIHEYHGVNTSKPLDVVSSSAGTSSGSFNSGSATLTAPYDLVFGYADAVSNQVAAGSGFRLRGSSGFSAISEDALAVYATSTAATFTDPGSDTWVALMAAFKAQ
- a CDS encoding ATP-binding cassette domain-containing protein; translation: MPLVTVEHLSKSYPRRVGLRSRQVLAVDSVSFHIERGETLGLVGESGSGKSTIARMVLGLVEPTAGRVCFDGQPISGRTQRSLHDIRRRMQPVFQDPFAALNPRMRVLEILTEPMVIHRTVPRRDLRNRAADLLRAVGLEESALSRWPHEFSGGQRQRINLARALALRPEMLVLDEPVSALDVSVGAQVMNLLRSLQREFQLTYLFISHSMPLVRYLSTSIAVLHRGRIVEYGPSDKICSSPQQEYTRTLIASTPRIEL
- the gatA gene encoding Asp-tRNA(Asn)/Glu-tRNA(Gln) amidotransferase subunit GatA — protein: MTVETAVSRPPSIGEVRRAIESGSRKAVEWTEAVFEQIRLRDPQIHAYLSLHPERALAQARRIDEMAAKGDPLPPLAGVPVGIKDVLTIEGLPATAGSKILEGYIAPYTATSVRRLEEAGAVILGKINCDEFAMGSSNENSAYGPVRNPHALDRVPGGSSGGSAAAVAAGMAVAALGTDTGGSIRQPASFCGVVGLLPTYGRVSRYGLIAFASSLDRVGPFAANVRDAATVLGVLVGHDPMDATSSPLPVPDYAAGLDQGVAGLKLGVPSEYFAEGLDPEVRAVVERTMDELRAAGAEIRPISLPHTRYAIPTYYLIATAEASANLARFDGVRYGFRAAEANTLSAMYRRSRDLGFGPEVKRRIMLGTYALSAGYYDAYYKKAQQVRRLLTDDFLRAFAEVDAILTPTAPTPAFRLGEKTDDPVSMYLADIYTVTASLAGICGVSVPCGKSSEGLPIGLQVLGGHFQEAMILRVAQAVESLQSET
- the gatC gene encoding Asp-tRNA(Asn)/Glu-tRNA(Gln) amidotransferase subunit GatC codes for the protein MSVSLDDVRHVAELANLELTAEEEGRMLRDLNAILAHVAQMNELDTSDVEPMAQVSEVVQQAQADTFLRKDEVRSSLDRVQVMASAPETDGTFFKVPKVIER